A genomic region of Desulfosarcina ovata subsp. ovata contains the following coding sequences:
- the tnpC gene encoding IS66 family transposase: protein MKPDRPISDADWQATAEPVRQYIVSLEDELRAIKTQNDKLEKNNEKLEKQKRQNSTNSSKPPSSDPPYNKPKREKPKGERKPGGQKGHPGHGQMLLTPNNTQNVMPECCGCGLHSSDWDNLRPFHTHQHIELPEIEMDITHFVLHQGQCPGCGKIVKAQVPEAFSTGYGPRFCAFIAELSGIKAMSRRNVQQLVHSVFDIKIATGTIQKVIDRASEAIASTYERIGQVARSSECNFIDETSWFKKHNLQWLWVMVNTMVAFFRIDPKRSKQAFLELIADWKGILISDGYRLYCKWVHGRQTCLAHLIRKAKALIESRKLNERRGGKLILAHLNTLIEFSKNKPPPLKWERFYNSLLLILSLFEDDTDGAGRLARQIIREIDALWTFLEHDGVEPTNNRAERSLRFGVLWRKCSLGTQSDKGNRWVERILSVKETCRLRDKATFPFIVECLECYFAGISVDVSWI from the coding sequence ATGAAGCCCGATAGACCCATTTCAGATGCCGATTGGCAAGCTACTGCTGAACCGGTACGCCAGTACATCGTTTCTTTGGAAGATGAGCTGCGGGCGATTAAAACTCAAAACGACAAGCTGGAGAAAAACAACGAGAAGCTTGAAAAGCAAAAACGCCAAAACTCGACCAACTCCAGCAAACCGCCCTCATCCGATCCGCCCTATAACAAACCCAAACGCGAAAAGCCCAAAGGCGAACGCAAGCCGGGCGGACAAAAAGGACACCCGGGGCATGGGCAAATGCTGCTAACGCCCAACAATACTCAAAATGTGATGCCCGAGTGCTGCGGTTGCGGTCTCCATTCATCGGATTGGGATAATCTGCGACCCTTTCATACTCACCAACATATCGAATTGCCTGAAATCGAGATGGACATCACCCATTTTGTTCTGCACCAAGGTCAATGCCCTGGGTGCGGCAAGATTGTCAAAGCACAGGTTCCGGAGGCGTTTAGCACCGGCTACGGCCCGCGGTTTTGTGCGTTTATCGCCGAACTGAGTGGTATCAAGGCCATGAGTCGGAGAAATGTGCAGCAACTGGTCCACTCCGTGTTTGATATCAAAATCGCCACCGGCACGATCCAAAAGGTTATCGACCGCGCTTCCGAGGCCATTGCCTCCACCTATGAGCGTATCGGCCAGGTGGCCCGCAGCAGTGAGTGCAACTTCATCGATGAAACCAGTTGGTTTAAAAAGCACAATCTGCAATGGCTCTGGGTAATGGTCAATACGATGGTGGCCTTTTTCCGCATCGATCCGAAAAGATCCAAACAGGCCTTTCTCGAACTGATCGCCGACTGGAAAGGCATCTTGATCAGCGATGGTTATCGCCTTTATTGCAAATGGGTCCATGGCCGGCAAACCTGCCTGGCCCATTTGATCCGAAAGGCCAAGGCGTTAATCGAGAGTAGAAAACTCAACGAAAGGCGAGGCGGCAAGTTAATCTTGGCACATTTGAATACCCTGATCGAATTTTCAAAAAACAAACCGCCACCTTTAAAATGGGAGCGTTTTTATAACTCCTTGTTGCTCATCCTCAGCCTTTTTGAAGACGACACCGACGGTGCCGGTCGCCTGGCCAGGCAAATAATACGAGAAATTGACGCATTGTGGACCTTTCTCGAACATGATGGCGTCGAACCCACCAACAACCGTGCCGAACGCTCTCTGCGCTTTGGCGTGCTATGGCGCAAATGTAGTCTGGGAACGCAAAGCGACAAAGGCAACCGCTGGGTCGAACGAATCTTGTCTGTAAAAGAAACCTGCCGACTGAGAGATAAAGCCACATTTCCGTTTATAGTCGAATGCCTGGAATGTTACTTTGCAGGCATCTCTGTTGATGTGAGTTGGATCTAA
- a CDS encoding Druantia anti-phage system protein DruA encodes MSESMTIQGRKLFSEDIELIRRLMADNPDWHRSRLSIELCRMWNWRTDKGQPKDIACRSMLRKLEQRQFIVLPPPLRPGNHSRQIPDMPHRRDPIEGVLDDLRPVEIIMVSGRSDNDHLFHCLMDRYHYLGCRGHVGEHMKYMVYDRHERPLACLLFGSAAWKTTPRDRYIGWNVATRQGNLKLLTNNTRFLILPWVRIPNLASFILGACLRRLRSDWSTRYGHDLCLVETFVDRSRFEGTCYQAANWLKLGQTKGRSRQDRYRKLKVPVKDLYVYPLTADFKKRLCAAG; translated from the coding sequence ATGAGTGAGAGCATGACCATTCAGGGGCGCAAATTATTTTCCGAAGATATTGAACTGATTCGTCGGCTGATGGCCGACAATCCGGATTGGCACCGCAGTCGGTTATCCATCGAACTGTGCCGAATGTGGAATTGGCGCACCGATAAAGGTCAGCCCAAAGATATTGCCTGCCGTTCAATGTTGCGTAAGCTAGAACAACGCCAGTTCATCGTGCTGCCGCCACCGTTGCGACCGGGAAATCATTCCCGGCAGATACCTGACATGCCTCATCGTCGCGACCCCATCGAGGGAGTGCTGGACGATCTTCGTCCTGTTGAAATCATCATGGTCAGTGGCCGTTCAGACAACGATCACCTTTTTCATTGTCTAATGGATCGCTACCATTATTTGGGGTGCCGGGGTCACGTTGGCGAGCATATGAAGTATATGGTCTATGATCGCCACGAAAGGCCCCTGGCCTGCCTGCTTTTTGGATCGGCAGCCTGGAAAACAACACCACGAGACCGTTACATCGGATGGAACGTGGCTACACGCCAAGGGAATCTGAAGCTGTTGACCAACAACACCCGGTTTTTGATTCTACCCTGGGTTCGCATTCCCAACTTGGCCAGTTTCATTCTGGGCGCTTGTCTCAGGCGGTTGCGGTCCGATTGGTCCACGCGCTATGGTCACGATTTGTGCCTGGTCGAAACCTTCGTCGATCGTTCCCGCTTTGAAGGGACCTGTTATCAGGCTGCCAACTGGCTAAAATTGGGGCAAACCAAAGGCCGCAGCCGTCAAGATCGCTATCGAAAGTTGAAGGTGCCGGTCAAAGACCTGTACGTTTATCCGTTGACAGCCGATTTCAAAAAGCGCTTATGTGCCGCAGGCTGA
- a CDS encoding DUF554 domain-containing protein, with amino-acid sequence MLGTIVNTLSIIAGSLIGIFFRGAIPEKFSTTIMHAIGLAVLLIGLKAALATDDLLTVIMSLTLGGLIGELLALEDRLGALGNWIGKRISKESHGIAKGFVDASLLFCVGAMAIVGSLESGLSGNHQTLFAKSILDGIGSLFFASTLGIGVLFSAVSVFVYQGLITLTASHAKDLLSPAVVSQMSAVGGLLIMAIGLGLLEIKRIKIGNLLPAIFIPFVYQALISLL; translated from the coding sequence TTGCTCGGAACCATCGTCAACACATTGAGTATCATCGCGGGAAGCCTGATCGGGATCTTCTTTCGGGGAGCGATCCCCGAAAAATTCAGCACCACCATCATGCACGCCATCGGGCTGGCGGTATTGTTGATCGGTTTGAAAGCGGCGCTTGCCACCGATGATCTTTTGACAGTCATCATGAGCCTTACCCTCGGCGGTTTGATCGGAGAACTGCTTGCCCTGGAGGATCGTCTGGGGGCGTTGGGCAACTGGATCGGCAAACGGATTTCCAAAGAGAGCCACGGCATAGCCAAGGGATTCGTGGATGCCAGCCTGCTTTTTTGTGTAGGGGCCATGGCCATCGTCGGATCGCTGGAGAGCGGGTTGTCGGGCAACCACCAGACGCTGTTTGCCAAATCCATTCTTGATGGGATCGGATCGCTGTTTTTCGCGTCCACCTTGGGAATCGGGGTGTTGTTCTCGGCGGTATCCGTCTTCGTGTATCAAGGGCTGATCACCTTGACGGCATCCCATGCCAAGGATCTGTTGTCACCGGCGGTGGTATCCCAGATGTCCGCCGTGGGGGGGCTGCTCATCATGGCAATCGGACTAGGGCTATTGGAAATCAAGCGAATCAAGATCGGCAACCTGCTGCCGGCGATCTTCATCCCCTTCGTTTACCAAGCTTTGATTTCTCTTCTTTAG